AACTAATTCACGGACGTGATGATGATCCCTATGGTCCCGCCGGTTTTGTCGTGCCTCCAGTCAACCCTAAGCAGATAGCTGAATACTGTGAGTGGATCTATCATCATCCTCAAGAAGCGATCAAATTAGGAAAAAACGGACAGAAACGGGCAGAAAATTACTATCAAATCCATCAGTTTATTGAACAGTACGCTGAACTCTATGAAGCAAGGGGGCAACAATATGGCCGGTATAGGATTTAAACTGCAGAGGTTATTTCAGGAGGATTATTTTTCTTCCCGTATAAAAGCCTATACATTTGCAGGACTGGTTACATCAGGACCTTGGCTGGTTGTTATTGTCACCATAGCTCTTATTCAATGGATCACCTCCTCCTTCCCTTTTGTGAATCTGGAAGAAAGAAGATTATTTAATATCTCTGTAGCTTACTGCTTTATCTTCTCACAGGTCTTGTTTGGTATTCAGCAGTTAATTGTTACACGTTATACCGCTGATTTGTTTTATCAAAAACGCACAGGTGAAGTTTTTTCTACTTTTATAGGTATGACGAAGGTGACTCTTGGGCTTTCGCTAGTAAGCTGGCTCATCTTTGCGGGATGGTCCTCTCTTCCTTTTCTGTATGAACTGCTAATGCTTACTCTTTATGTCACTGTCAATATGATTTGGGTGCTATTCCTGTTTTTAAGTGCTGCAAAGTTTTATCAAGCGGTAGCTTACAGTTTCTTAAGCGGAGGCATTGTATCCTTCCTCCTCGTGTGGCTGGTGGGAAGAAATATGAGCAGTCTACCTGAATTTTCTCACTCCCCCAGCTTCTTTTTACTGCTCAGCTTTACGGGAGGGATGATTATTACCCTGTTTGGTCTGCTAATGTGTATGCTAATAACATTCCCTGAACGTTCAATAGAAGGTCAGTATAGTTACCTTAGTTATTTCGATGAGCTCCCATCGCTGTTCTGGACAGGCTTTCTATACAACGTAGGAATTTGGGTTTGCAACTGGGTTATTTGGTTTGGAGAAGGTCGATCCACGCTGCTGAACACCTTTGTTTTTCATCGGATTTATGACACCGCTATTTTCTGGTCATACTTGACGATTATTCCAGCTATGATTTTGTTTGTGGTCTCATTGGAAACCCGTTTCTATGAACGGTACCGTGTTTTTTATGGCTATATCAACGAAGGTGGAACTCTTCAGCAGATTAAAAGGGCTAAAGAAGCGATGCAGCTTGTGCTTAAGCAAGAGATGGGAAGGCTTATTAGAAGTCAGGGCATTATTTCTCTCTTGATTCTGCTCTCAGCTGGCTATATTGTGTCCATTATTGCTCTTGATTCACGTATTATTTCGATCTTCCGCTTCACTACGGTGGGAGCGTTCTCCAATGCAATGGTACTTGTGATTACTCTTATTCTACTTTACTTCGAAGACCGAAGAGGGGCTATGTACACCTCCATTGTATTTTTTGGTTTAAATCTTTCTTTGTCGCTCGTCTTTATCCCCTTCGGCTATGATGGTTACGGCCTTAGTTTTTCGATAGGTTCCACCTGTGCCTTTCTTTTCTCAGTTTCACGCTTAGTATTCTTTATCGAAAAAGTGGATTATTACGCTTTCTGTCAACCTCAGGCAATTTCAACAAATGAAAAAAGAAGACCTTTCTCCAAAATGGGAAGATGGCTGAATAAAAACACTATATTTTAAATTGGATTGAAGAGGTGCTGATCCCTTTTAAAGGAGGAAATCTGCACCTCTATCCTCATTTTTTATAATCCCACGTCACTACCCACTTCTCTTTCACTTTTGTGACCACAACCTTCTGATGTAAAGTGAACAGGCCATATTTTCCTCGAAAAGTCTGGGCCACTGTCATGCTGTAAGCAATGGGAAAAGGTTTCACTCCCTTTTCCATACGCCAATTTTTGACTTTATTTATTTCTTCTATGGTAAAAGTAAATGTATCAACCCCAAAGTGATTCATGAAAACATGAGCCCGGTCCTGAATGTAGGGGCCCTTCGCAAATTTTTCTTTCATAAGGGGATGAAAAAGCTTCCAGGAATCCGAGTATTCACCTCTTTGTTCAAACGAATAGAAGTTCTCAACCACTGCTTTGGCTTGTTGAGCAGGACTTGTCTTATACATCACCACACCTGTTATTCCACCCGCGATAATCAGTATCCCAATGATCAGCGCTATCTTGCCGTTCATCCCTCATCCTCCTATTTCAGACTCCCTATTACCCTATGCACCCAAAGTTTAGAATACGAATAGAACCTCAGGTCATCCATATTTTGGATGACCTGAGGTCCTATAAATTAGCTTTATTCCAAATCGTACAATTCTTGGGTAACGTGCTGCTTACCGGTCAGCACATCATATTGAAAGTGCTGGTAATCTTTTAATATCTTTTGTGTGGATGAAGGCAGTTCATCAGTTGAAGGAACGGTTTCGCCATCTGGAGTCATATAAATCATGTCTCGAAAAGCCGGGAGTTCCTGCTTCATTCCTTCTAGAAAGTCATAAAATTTCGGTGTCTCATAATGAAGAGCATCCGCCACCATAGGTGCGAGGTAAACAGGACTTACTGTTCCAACTTCCTTTTTCATATCCATTTCGAAATTAGACAGAAATACTAATGGAGTTTCATAGAACTTCGCCTGCTGTTTCTGGTCCTCCTCATTCCCAAATCCTGTCTCTTTATAAGCTTTCAAATTTGCGCCAATGGAAGGAAGGTGATCACCAAAGAAAACTACTACGGTAGGTTCGTCCATTTCCTGAATACTTTCGTTCAGTTTTTTGAGTGTCTCATCTGATCGTTTGATCCCCTCTGAATAAACTTCAATCTGTCTCTCGGTATCAGGAGAAAACCCCTCTCCGCTCACATCAATCGTGCTTCCTCCCTCATACTTATCTTTACTATAGGGAAGGTGATTGGCGATTGTGACCGCATGGATGAAAGCCGGTTGTTCCTGCTGTTCTACCGTATCGAGCAGTTCTTTCACTACAGATCTGTCTGAAACGAACTGTTTATTATCTTTTTTTGTATAAGTCATATCATCGAGGAACGTAGATTGATCAAATCCAAGATTCGGATACACTCGCTGTCTGCGGTACAGATTGCCTCCATTTGGATGAATAGCTTCACTGTAGTATCCTCGATCATTTAAATACGACACAACCGATGGATAGTTGTCATTCGCTAAAATATGATTGAAGGGGTTCCCTCCCGGGTTGATGTAACTCATAGAATAGCTGGTCAATGCCTCAAATTCTACATTAGCCGTTTCTCCTCCAAAAGAAGGGCTCAAAATCTGCCCTGAAGGGTACTCTTCCATTAGACGTCGTGTATTTTTCATTGGGTCTTCTGAGAATTTGACATCCAGATTGGTTGGATCCCAGAAGGTCTCATTCATGAAAAAGATAATATTCGGCTGTACCGATTTTTCTTTTTCATCATCTGATCGTGCGAAAACTTCATTCGCATTAACCACAGAATCTTCCATTACTGTTTGATTGTACGGATCAGGCTTTTCTACTACATCCAACTTAATGTTAGAGATCATCCCAAGCACAGGACCATTGTAATAATAATTGTTTTGCTGGTTCCAAGGCATGAAGCTTGTATACTCTTCATAGTAGCTTTCTGTAAAACGATCATCATAGAGCAGAAAGGAATACAATAGATAAGCCACCGGAACAAGTATAACCAGCCGGGTAATCCACCCTATTTTTATTTTCGGCATTTTATACCAGGCAAACAAACCAGCTACAATGACGCCTATGATTAGCAAAGTAGCCGTTATGGAAATGGAATCTGATATTAATGGAATGACATCCTGAAGCTGGCCAATTTGAATAAAATCATTAGGAAATAATGGTTCATTCCGATAGATCTGTTTGTAATGATTCACCAGTGCCAGTATAAAGGACACAAGTAAAGCAATGCCACCGCCCATGTAAGTTTCTCCGACCAGGAGAATAAGCGCCAAAGTAAAGAGGGATAACAAAAAAGCCGTAAACATATAACGCTCAGGATATTCCTGAACCCATTCCGTTGCTCTGCCCAGCGTAATATCCAGATGGAAAACCATAAATAGATAGGAAGCAGCCGCGCCAACCATTACCGAAACGAGCAAGGCTGTTGCAACTCTATATATACGAGATTTATATAAAGTGTCTATCTTATTTCGTTTATGCAGCCACCATGTAGCTGTCCCCCACATAACCAACGAAAGTACTAGAATAGATGTTCCGAGGCCAACGGTATGAATTTGAGCCCAGTCTATTACAGTGTTCCATCCCGAAGAAATGGAATACGTAAGTATGCTGTAGCATAAGCCTAACGCTACAGTAAAGAAAAGAAATAACGGAAATGTACGAATCAAACTCTTTCCCATCCAAGGTACCTCCCCATTCTCTATTAATTCCGAAATAGTTCTATATTCTTCTCATTTTAGTATTAAATGTAAATAAAATCTATATTTATGTAAAGATCATGTAAATTTTTCAATAATTATCTTCCAATTCAAGAATTATAGTTTTATGATTAAAAGTTTTGATAATGTACACATACCAAAAAGCCCCACCTCAGGTCATCCATAATTTGGATGACCTGAGGTGGGGCTTTTTGGTAGTTCTATATACAAAGAAAGAAGCACCCTCTACACTTTAGAGGATGCTTCCTTTTCTGTCGCAGACGCACGATGCTTAATCTCATAGGGAATAATAATACGCTTCGCAGGCTCCGACCGGTCTTTCACTTTTTCAATTAAACACTTAGCCGCCTGGCTTCCGAGCTGATAAATGTGAATATCTACAGTGGTAAGCGGCGGCCTAGTGACCTCGGACAAATACACGTTGTTGAAACTGACAATCGAAACATCCTGAGGCACCCGTTTACCAAATTCCTCAAGCATATTTACCACACCAATACTCATTAAATCGTCCGCAATTACAAGGCCGGTAGGAGGGTCAGGGAGATTAAACAGCTCATGCACCGCCTGCCTCCCGCCTGATTTTAAGAATTCGGTATGAATGCGATAATCCTCTAAGAAGGGCAAACCTGCTTCTTTTAAGGCCAGCTCGTAACCCCGCATTCGATCTACCGTCACAATTCTGTCCTTAGAGCCGCCGATAAAACCGATATTTTTATGGCCGAGGCTAATCAGATGGTTGGTAATGTCTTTGCCAGCTCTTACATTATCGTTATCCACATGTGTGATTTCATCCACGCGCTCCGATGGTTTTCCAACAACGACGAAGGGAAAATCCTGCTCAAGTAGAAAATTCACAACCGGGTCATCGATTTGGGAATATAGCAGAATAATGCCATCGACACGGTTGCTGTAGACCATCCGTTCTACACCTTCCTGCATTTCTTCATCCGTTTCCCCTGTACTCAGAAGCAAAGAATAATCTAAGTGATGAGCAACCGCACTGATTCCCCTCAACACTTCTGGAAAAAATGGGTTTTGAAGCGCCTTGTCTGCACTGGTAGGCATAACCACTCCAATGGACTGGGTGGACCGATTAGCCAGGTTTCGTGCATTGGCATTCGGATGATATCCCATTTCTTTCATCGCTTTTTTTACACGCTTCTTCGTTGCCGCACTGATCCGGGGGTGGTCCGCAATCACTCGTGAAACGGTGGACGGCGCTACTCCTGCAGCTTTAGCTACTTGTTTAATGGTTACTCCCAACACGATCACCTTCTATTTTTGTAAACAGTCTTTTTTTTAAATGGTATCTCTAATAATAACAGAAATCCAGGCAGGCTTATAGAAACCACCTGATTTCATTAACAAAAAGAAGATGCCTCATGTAAGTACAAAAGGCATCCTCCATCAATTAATCTGAATACCTTACAGGTTAGCCCTTCGTACCTCCGGCTGTCAATCCCGAGACAAAGTACTTCTGCAAGGAAAGGAACAATATAGAAATTGGCAGGGCAATCAAGACCGATCCCGCTGCAAAGAGAGTGAATTCATTCCCAAATTGATCAGCAATTAGTTCATATAACCCTACAGCCAACGTAAACTTCTCTTCTGTCCGAAGTAATATCCTGGCTAGAATAAAGTCAGTAAATGGAGTAATAAAAGTAAATAATGAAACAACTGCAATCATTGGTTTTGCAAGCGGTAGAACGATTTGCCAGAAAACGCGCAAGTTTCCGGCTCCATCCATACGTGCTGATTCATCCAGCTCTTTCGGTATCGTATCTAAATACCCTTTCATTAGGTACGTATTCATCGGTATGGCTCCTCCTGTGTACACCAGAATAAGCGCAAGATGTGTATCCAGTAGATTCGTTAAGTTCGCTAATGCATAGATCGCAATAAGAGCGGCGAAGTTTGGAATCATTTGCAGGATCAAGAACGTCATCAAGCCGTTTTTACGTCCATAGAACCGAAACCTGGAAAAAGAATAAGCTGTCATACAGACTAGTGCTACGGAAATCGCCATCGTTAAAAGACAGATCTTTATTGTGTTCCAATACCACAGCAAATAATTACTTTTCTCTAAATCGAATAACTCTTGATAGTGCTCAAAAGTGGCATCGGATGGAATGATCGATGAGCCTGATAAACTATTTCCAGGGTTGAGAGAAGAACCGACAATCCATAGGATTGGATACAGGATAATGGCAATCATGGCAATGATCACTACATAGGATAAGGTCAACTGTACAAATCTTTGTTTATTTGATCTCATATTACATCATATCCTCTTCTTGGAATGATTTCGTCCTTCTGAATTGCCATAAGGCCACAGTTATAACGATAAGGGAAAGGATCATGGTAATGGCGGCCGCTTTTCCATATTGCGCCGACGTCATGGTAAGCGAGTAGATCCAGGAAATCAAAATATCGGTTCCTCCTGCATTTTGATCGGGAACGGCCGGACCTCCTCCATTAAAAAGGAAAATAACGTTAAAGTTATTAAAGTTAAACGTATATTGCGTAATCATAATAGGTGCAGTAGCGTAAAGAACAAGCGGAAGTGTAATAGCTTTGAATTTCTGCATAATCGTTGCTCCATCGACTTCTGCCGCTTCGTATAATTCATTAGGAATCGATTGCAGAACCCCTGTAACCATGGCGAAGATAAACGGAAAACCAAGCCACGTCTGAATCATAATTAAAGCAATCTTAGTGTAGGTAGGATTGGTCAGCCATGGAATATCACCCAGGCCGAAAATAGCCATAATGTCTTCATTAATCGTACCAAACGTTTCGTTAAACATTCCTGCAAATACAAGAATAGATACAAATGCCGGGACGGCCCACGGTAAAATGAAAATGGTACGAATTGTTTTTTGCAGCACGATCCCTTTCTGGTTCATTAAGACAGCCAGGAATATTCCAAGAGCTACTTGCAGCGTAGTGGCCCCGAAAGTCCAAATAATGGTCCAGGCAAGTACACTAAAGAACGTATTACGCCAGATCGGGATCTGGAAGATCTCAATAAAGTTCTGGAAACCGACCCACTCTACTAAATTGGCAGGCGGTGAATGGTATAAATCATAATTAGTAAAAGCTAATAAGATTACAAAAAGAATCGGAAAGATAACCACAAATATCAGCAGCAGAAAACCGGGGGTCATCATTAAATATGGGAAGCCTCCGCCTACCAGGTTCTGATATTGCTGCCGTATGGAATTAGGGTGTTCATTCAAGTCCCTCTGTTTACCTACTTTAAAGGCATCGCTCAAATTCAATACATAGATACCGAGACCAAGAATGGTAATTAATACGGTAAGGATCCCTTCTACAAGCAGGACAATGGAATGATCATATGCGGGATCGCTCCCAAGGGTAATTAATCCCCAAAATCCAAACTGTAGTAAATCCGAAAAGGCCACGAAGAAGGATCCAGTTAATACGAGGAAGATCAATCCTTTCAGCCACTGTTTATTATAAAATTGTCCGAAGCCTGGAATGATTGAAAGCGCGAGCGCGATTTTGCGTTTATTTGTTGAAGGTTTATTTCCCTGCTCCCCCATGTTCAGTCTCCTTTCACTTTCTGTATGTATGGGTGAAAAAGGAAAGCAGTACCCGGTTAAAGGGGTACTGCACAGCCCTATTCGTTCCCTGAATGATTCAGTTCAATTTGTTTACTAATTGTTTCTGTTGCTTCATTTAAAGCATCTTCTGGTGAAGACTTTCCGGTAGCGATCAATTGAAGCGCCTGAGCCATTGGTTCCCATACTTCACTCATTTCAGGAATATTTGGCATTGGAATAGCACGTTCAGATTGAACTGCTACTGCATTCGCTCTTTCATCATCGGCAATAATTGGATCCTCAATTAATGATTGGATCGGCGGAATTTCATTCGTTTCTTCAAAGCGGATCTTCGCATTTTCTTCGTTCGCAATCCACTTGATTAGTTCAGAAGCCCATTCTTTATTTTCAGAAGCTGAAGATAGGTGCCATCCTTTCACACCAACAAAGGTTTGTGGATATTCACCGTTAGGTAATTTAGGAAGTGGAGCTACACCGTAGTCGATGCCCGCTTCATTAAGCGCCTGAAAAGCCCATGGGCCGTCCATCATGGATGCAACTTTTCCATCCTGGAAAAGACCGTCTTTCGCTGATCCACCACTCTCCCCAACGATACCGGCCGGGAAGATTTCCTCATACCATTTTTGAATGTAGTCGGCGCCTTCGATAGCTCCTTCATTGCTTAGCCCGAGATCCTGTGGATTAGGAGAACCGTTTTCTTCGCCAAATACATAGCCTCCATACCCGCTCATAACAGAGTTGGCAAAGTAGAAGTTATCCCATAAAGCAAGGAAGCCGTACTGTTCATCCTGCGTAAAGTCTTTAGAGAATTCGAATACTTCTTCAAAGGTTTCAGGTGCTTGGTCCATATGTTCTTTGTTGTAGATAAATACCGGGGTTTCTGTTGCTTTTGGAAGACCGTAAAGTTTTCCATCATAGGTTTCAGCTTTAACAGAAGCTTCCGTGTACTTGTCCGTAACGGATTGCTCATATTCAAGCGGAGAAATCAGGCCTTCAATGACCAATTGACCGATTTGGTCGTGAGGCAGTGTCAATACGTCCGGTCCTGTGCCTGCCGGACCATCTAAACGCAGTTGTTCACGCATTTTAGAGGACATGTCCAATTCTTTAAACTCGACTTTAATACCATGTTCTTCTTCGAAACTCTTTATTGCCGGCTCAAGAGCGACACCTTTGTCTTTATCCTCCCAGATTACCAGTTTTTCTGGTTTTTCTGGCATTTCACCTTCCGCAGAACTGTTGTTTTCTTCACTATCCGAGTTCGCTTCCTGCTCTCTTTCTGGTGCACAAGCAGCCAAAATTCCTACGGTCAGAAAAGCGATTAACAACGCACTTAACCATTTCTTCATCAACATAGACCCCCTAATTATTTACTATTCTATGTATGCGATCTACCAATCTTGTGAAACCGATTGCACACATCTTGATTTTTATTATACAAGCTTTTACAAATAATGCAAGCGGTTTCACAAGATTGGATTTAAAAGAATAGTAGAATTAAAATCCCCACAAAATAATCAATCATACACTTATTCTTAAGATTGACGGACCGCTGTTTTCTGTTATAGATTATTAGAATAGCCAGAAAAATTAATGCAATCGGTTGTTCAGAAAGGATGATGATTTTGATAAAAGAAGCCGTCTTTCACAGACCCGGTAATAATTTTGCCTATGCATATGATTCTGAAACCATTCATATTCGACTGCGTACGAAAAAAGAGGATATGAAAAGGGTAACTCTCATTCATGGAGATCCGTATATATGGAAAAAAGGGGAATGGCAAACAGAAGAAAAGCCAATGGAAAAGACCGGAAGTGATGATTTATTTGATTACTGGTTCACCTCCTTACAACCTCCATATCGACGACTCCGCTATTCATTCAAGCTCGAAAATGAAAAAGAAACGGCTGTATTTACAGAAAAAGGATTCTTTACTGAAGTCCCCCTCGATGAAATCGACTATCACTTTTGCTTTCCTTTTCTAAATTCGGCAGATGTGTTCAAGGCTCCTGAGTGGGTGAAAGACACGATCTGGTATCAGATTTTTCCGGAACGGTTTGGGAATGGAGACCCTTCCCTCAATCCGGAAGGCACCTTGCCCTGGGGAAGTGAAGAACCGGAGCAGGACAGTTTTTTTGGCGGAGACTTTCAAGGCGTAATCGATCACCTGGATTATCTAACGCAACTCGGAATTACCGGGATCTACTTTACTCCGATTTTTAAAGCTCATTCCAATCATAAATACGATACAACGGACTATATGGAAATTGATCCACAATTTGGAGATAAAGAGACTTTCCGCAAGCTGGTAAAGGCCTGTCATGAAAGAGGAATCCGTGTGATGCTTGATGCGGTCTTTAATCACAGCGGCTTTTATTTTGCACCTTTTCAGGACGTACTGAAGCGCGGAAAGAACTCTCCATATTCGGAGTGGTTCCACCTTTGGGAAGACAAAGTGAACACTTCTCCTGCACCGAATTACGATGCCTTTGCTTTTGAATCGTATATGCCCAAGCTGAATACCGAGAATTCTGAGGTAAAGCAGTATCTGCTGGATGTTGCCCGCTACTGGATTGAGGAATTTGATATCGATGGCTGGCGGCTGGATGTAGCCAATGAAGTCGATCATTTCTTCTGGCGGGAATTCCGTCGCACCGTTAAAGAAATCAAACCGGATACCTATATCCTGGGAGAGATTTGGCACGACTCCATGCCCTGGCTTCAGGGCGATCAATTTGATGCTGTTATGAATTATCCGTTTACCAATGCCGTCATTCACTTTTTCGCTAAACGTACCATAAGCCTTACTCGATTTAAGCATCAGCTTGCTCACGTACAGCATATGTATCCAGTTCCAGTAAATGAGGTATCCTTTAACCTGCTTGGCAGTCATGACACACCGCGGGTTCTAACCTATGCTGAAGAGCATAAACCCACCGCAAAACTCATGTACTTGTTCCAATTGTCTTACGAAGGAACCCCCTGCATCTACTATGGAGATGAGGTGGGCATGACCGGTGGAGAAGATCCTGGCTGCCGGAAATGTATGGTATGGGAGGAAAATGAACAGGACCAGGAGTTATTTTCTTTTCTTCAAACCATGATTTCATTGCGCAAAACAGAACCAGCGTTTGGCAGCGGGGGAAGCTTTCAATTTGTAGATTACGATGAAGAACTGCTTGCTTATGAAAAACGTTCTGATGAGCAGACCCTTCTATTTTTCATCAACCCTTCTGAGCAATCTAAAACAGCTGAGGTTTCTGCAAAAAAAGTTATGGAAAGCGACCATTATTCAACCGTTCAAGATGATGGAATAATCGTAGCTCCATATGGTTACGTCATCATTGAAAAATAAATGTGAAGGGCCAACTATACGGTAAATACCAAATAAAAAAATGATGAGGATCTAAATCATATTCATGATACAACTACTCAGGCTGCTTCTATATAAAAAGCTTCGGAAAGCGTTCAGGAAACTCACCCTGGACGCTTGTTTTATTATCCATCATAATAGAGTGAGTGACATTTCT
The Halobacillus halophilus DSM 2266 DNA segment above includes these coding regions:
- a CDS encoding alpha-glycosidase; protein product: MIKEAVFHRPGNNFAYAYDSETIHIRLRTKKEDMKRVTLIHGDPYIWKKGEWQTEEKPMEKTGSDDLFDYWFTSLQPPYRRLRYSFKLENEKETAVFTEKGFFTEVPLDEIDYHFCFPFLNSADVFKAPEWVKDTIWYQIFPERFGNGDPSLNPEGTLPWGSEEPEQDSFFGGDFQGVIDHLDYLTQLGITGIYFTPIFKAHSNHKYDTTDYMEIDPQFGDKETFRKLVKACHERGIRVMLDAVFNHSGFYFAPFQDVLKRGKNSPYSEWFHLWEDKVNTSPAPNYDAFAFESYMPKLNTENSEVKQYLLDVARYWIEEFDIDGWRLDVANEVDHFFWREFRRTVKEIKPDTYILGEIWHDSMPWLQGDQFDAVMNYPFTNAVIHFFAKRTISLTRFKHQLAHVQHMYPVPVNEVSFNLLGSHDTPRVLTYAEEHKPTAKLMYLFQLSYEGTPCIYYGDEVGMTGGEDPGCRKCMVWEENEQDQELFSFLQTMISLRKTEPAFGSGGSFQFVDYDEELLAYEKRSDEQTLLFFINPSEQSKTAEVSAKKVMESDHYSTVQDDGIIVAPYGYVIIEK
- a CDS encoding LacI family DNA-binding transcriptional regulator yields the protein MGVTIKQVAKAAGVAPSTVSRVIADHPRISAATKKRVKKAMKEMGYHPNANARNLANRSTQSIGVVMPTSADKALQNPFFPEVLRGISAVAHHLDYSLLLSTGETDEEMQEGVERMVYSNRVDGIILLYSQIDDPVVNFLLEQDFPFVVVGKPSERVDEITHVDNDNVRAGKDITNHLISLGHKNIGFIGGSKDRIVTVDRMRGYELALKEAGLPFLEDYRIHTEFLKSGGRQAVHELFNLPDPPTGLVIADDLMSIGVVNMLEEFGKRVPQDVSIVSFNNVYLSEVTRPPLTTVDIHIYQLGSQAAKCLIEKVKDRSEPAKRIIIPYEIKHRASATEKEASSKV
- a CDS encoding LTA synthase family protein, with product MGKSLIRTFPLFLFFTVALGLCYSILTYSISSGWNTVIDWAQIHTVGLGTSILVLSLVMWGTATWWLHKRNKIDTLYKSRIYRVATALLVSVMVGAAASYLFMVFHLDITLGRATEWVQEYPERYMFTAFLLSLFTLALILLVGETYMGGGIALLVSFILALVNHYKQIYRNEPLFPNDFIQIGQLQDVIPLISDSISITATLLIIGVIVAGLFAWYKMPKIKIGWITRLVILVPVAYLLYSFLLYDDRFTESYYEEYTSFMPWNQQNNYYYNGPVLGMISNIKLDVVEKPDPYNQTVMEDSVVNANEVFARSDDEKEKSVQPNIIFFMNETFWDPTNLDVKFSEDPMKNTRRLMEEYPSGQILSPSFGGETANVEFEALTSYSMSYINPGGNPFNHILANDNYPSVVSYLNDRGYYSEAIHPNGGNLYRRQRVYPNLGFDQSTFLDDMTYTKKDNKQFVSDRSVVKELLDTVEQQEQPAFIHAVTIANHLPYSKDKYEGGSTIDVSGEGFSPDTERQIEVYSEGIKRSDETLKKLNESIQEMDEPTVVVFFGDHLPSIGANLKAYKETGFGNEEDQKQQAKFYETPLVFLSNFEMDMKKEVGTVSPVYLAPMVADALHYETPKFYDFLEGMKQELPAFRDMIYMTPDGETVPSTDELPSSTQKILKDYQHFQYDVLTGKQHVTQELYDLE
- the pelG gene encoding exopolysaccharide Pel transporter PelG; the encoded protein is MAGIGFKLQRLFQEDYFSSRIKAYTFAGLVTSGPWLVVIVTIALIQWITSSFPFVNLEERRLFNISVAYCFIFSQVLFGIQQLIVTRYTADLFYQKRTGEVFSTFIGMTKVTLGLSLVSWLIFAGWSSLPFLYELLMLTLYVTVNMIWVLFLFLSAAKFYQAVAYSFLSGGIVSFLLVWLVGRNMSSLPEFSHSPSFFLLLSFTGGMIITLFGLLMCMLITFPERSIEGQYSYLSYFDELPSLFWTGFLYNVGIWVCNWVIWFGEGRSTLLNTFVFHRIYDTAIFWSYLTIIPAMILFVVSLETRFYERYRVFYGYINEGGTLQQIKRAKEAMQLVLKQEMGRLIRSQGIISLLILLSAGYIVSIIALDSRIISIFRFTTVGAFSNAMVLVITLILLYFEDRRGAMYTSIVFFGLNLSLSLVFIPFGYDGYGLSFSIGSTCAFLFSVSRLVFFIEKVDYYAFCQPQAISTNEKRRPFSKMGRWLNKNTIF
- a CDS encoding sugar ABC transporter permease, producing MRSNKQRFVQLTLSYVVIIAMIAIILYPILWIVGSSLNPGNSLSGSSIIPSDATFEHYQELFDLEKSNYLLWYWNTIKICLLTMAISVALVCMTAYSFSRFRFYGRKNGLMTFLILQMIPNFAALIAIYALANLTNLLDTHLALILVYTGGAIPMNTYLMKGYLDTIPKELDESARMDGAGNLRVFWQIVLPLAKPMIAVVSLFTFITPFTDFILARILLRTEEKFTLAVGLYELIADQFGNEFTLFAAGSVLIALPISILFLSLQKYFVSGLTAGGTKG
- a CDS encoding extracellular solute-binding protein, giving the protein MKKWLSALLIAFLTVGILAACAPEREQEANSDSEENNSSAEGEMPEKPEKLVIWEDKDKGVALEPAIKSFEEEHGIKVEFKELDMSSKMREQLRLDGPAGTGPDVLTLPHDQIGQLVIEGLISPLEYEQSVTDKYTEASVKAETYDGKLYGLPKATETPVFIYNKEHMDQAPETFEEVFEFSKDFTQDEQYGFLALWDNFYFANSVMSGYGGYVFGEENGSPNPQDLGLSNEGAIEGADYIQKWYEEIFPAGIVGESGGSAKDGLFQDGKVASMMDGPWAFQALNEAGIDYGVAPLPKLPNGEYPQTFVGVKGWHLSSASENKEWASELIKWIANEENAKIRFEETNEIPPIQSLIEDPIIADDERANAVAVQSERAIPMPNIPEMSEVWEPMAQALQLIATGKSSPEDALNEATETISKQIELNHSGNE
- a CDS encoding carbohydrate ABC transporter permease; translation: MGEQGNKPSTNKRKIALALSIIPGFGQFYNKQWLKGLIFLVLTGSFFVAFSDLLQFGFWGLITLGSDPAYDHSIVLLVEGILTVLITILGLGIYVLNLSDAFKVGKQRDLNEHPNSIRQQYQNLVGGGFPYLMMTPGFLLLIFVVIFPILFVILLAFTNYDLYHSPPANLVEWVGFQNFIEIFQIPIWRNTFFSVLAWTIIWTFGATTLQVALGIFLAVLMNQKGIVLQKTIRTIFILPWAVPAFVSILVFAGMFNETFGTINEDIMAIFGLGDIPWLTNPTYTKIALIMIQTWLGFPFIFAMVTGVLQSIPNELYEAAEVDGATIMQKFKAITLPLVLYATAPIMITQYTFNFNNFNVIFLFNGGGPAVPDQNAGGTDILISWIYSLTMTSAQYGKAAAITMILSLIVITVALWQFRRTKSFQEEDMM